Proteins found in one Paraburkholderia caballeronis genomic segment:
- a CDS encoding acyltransferase family protein, whose protein sequence is MNPRHPAATATAPALHRPVHARYIDGLRAVAVLAVIVYHLQPGWLPGGFAGVDVFFVISGFVVAASVGDAGSMRLSRFALYFYARRVQRIAPALIVCLVATAIVSALFIPAAWLSDTNARTGTFAFFGLSNLILAHTGNDYFSPRVEFNPYMHTWSLGVEEQFYLLFPLLFCLWVGRTPRRRLSVGLFAAGLAASLLCAAWLGARNPTFAFYLIFGRFWELAAGVLLYQALSLAGRPLGRDDRPATFVSTLGLVASLALLGAGFAVLRPAWFPFPGALAPVAGTVGALYWLHGRAPRALAHRLLISRAAVFVGAISYSLYLWHWPVFVLLRWTTGLDSADERLVALATTFALAWASWIFVETPVRRSAMLKRMRREFVVGLGFGAVAAGALVAFGIDAEQPRLSLSVVEQHADDWYAYRPLTVAYGGCRESWDTRQLNGGLVWIYSRKGCALPPRHLGRVFVIGDSHAMAYNMMLRELALTTGVRVVAYNNGGCPFVGLLPRERQDAVRCKPYNDAAIATIIADARAGDVVFMPSLRLPRFSDEFARYDDALARMQMFGPAAIDSRRAGERDALPMLRALAAKGAHVVLEAPTPVFRSQPFRCADWFDRGNPICTSGDRISRAELDAFRAPVLASYARLVREVPSVSVWDPLPVLCPGAVCSAHAGGEPLFFDGDHLSAYANRLLFPGFERLIGRLMGGAEVGPAVGLAVGPTKGGGFATTAATPRTDAAHATTGIANGPVVGPARRPKA, encoded by the coding sequence ATGAATCCACGCCATCCCGCCGCGACCGCGACCGCGCCGGCGCTGCACCGTCCCGTTCACGCGCGCTACATCGACGGCCTGCGCGCCGTGGCGGTGCTCGCGGTGATCGTCTATCACCTGCAGCCGGGCTGGCTGCCGGGCGGCTTCGCGGGCGTCGACGTGTTCTTCGTGATCTCAGGGTTCGTCGTCGCCGCATCGGTCGGCGATGCCGGCTCGATGCGCCTGTCGCGCTTCGCGCTGTACTTCTATGCGCGGCGCGTGCAGCGAATCGCGCCCGCGCTGATCGTCTGCCTCGTCGCCACCGCGATCGTCAGCGCGCTGTTCATCCCGGCCGCGTGGCTCAGCGACACGAACGCGCGCACCGGCACGTTCGCGTTCTTCGGCCTGAGCAACCTGATTCTCGCGCATACCGGCAACGACTACTTCTCGCCGCGCGTCGAGTTCAATCCGTACATGCACACCTGGTCGCTCGGCGTCGAGGAGCAGTTCTATCTGCTGTTTCCGCTGCTGTTCTGCCTGTGGGTCGGCCGCACGCCGCGCCGGCGGCTGTCGGTCGGGCTGTTTGCAGCCGGTTTGGCCGCATCGCTGCTGTGCGCGGCCTGGCTCGGCGCGCGCAACCCGACGTTTGCGTTTTATCTGATCTTCGGGCGCTTCTGGGAACTGGCCGCGGGCGTGCTGCTGTACCAGGCGCTGTCGCTCGCGGGGCGTCCGCTCGGCCGCGACGATCGACCGGCCACGTTCGTGTCGACGCTCGGTCTCGTCGCGTCGCTCGCGCTGCTCGGCGCGGGTTTCGCGGTGCTGCGTCCCGCATGGTTTCCGTTTCCGGGCGCGCTGGCGCCGGTCGCGGGCACGGTCGGCGCGCTGTACTGGCTGCACGGCCGCGCGCCGCGCGCGCTCGCACACCGGCTGCTGATCTCGCGCGCGGCGGTGTTCGTCGGCGCGATCTCGTATTCGCTGTACCTGTGGCACTGGCCGGTGTTCGTGCTGCTGCGCTGGACGACCGGCCTCGATTCGGCGGACGAGCGCCTCGTCGCGCTCGCGACGACGTTCGCGCTCGCGTGGGCGTCGTGGATTTTCGTCGAAACCCCGGTGCGGCGTTCCGCGATGCTGAAGCGCATGCGGCGCGAGTTCGTCGTCGGACTCGGCTTCGGCGCGGTCGCGGCCGGCGCGCTGGTCGCGTTCGGCATCGATGCGGAGCAGCCAAGGCTGTCGCTGAGCGTTGTCGAGCAGCATGCGGACGACTGGTACGCGTACCGGCCGCTGACGGTCGCGTATGGCGGCTGCCGAGAGAGCTGGGACACGCGGCAACTGAACGGCGGCCTCGTGTGGATCTATTCGCGCAAGGGCTGCGCGCTGCCGCCGCGTCATCTGGGCCGCGTGTTCGTGATCGGCGATTCGCATGCGATGGCGTACAACATGATGCTGCGCGAACTCGCGCTGACGACCGGCGTGCGGGTGGTCGCGTACAACAACGGCGGCTGTCCGTTCGTCGGGCTGCTGCCGCGCGAGCGGCAGGACGCGGTGCGCTGCAAGCCGTACAACGACGCGGCGATCGCGACGATCATCGCGGACGCGCGGGCCGGCGACGTGGTGTTCATGCCGTCGCTGCGCCTGCCGCGCTTCTCGGACGAGTTCGCGCGTTACGACGATGCGCTCGCGCGCATGCAGATGTTCGGCCCCGCCGCGATCGACAGCCGCCGCGCCGGCGAGCGCGACGCGCTGCCGATGCTGCGCGCGCTCGCCGCGAAGGGCGCGCACGTCGTGCTCGAAGCGCCGACGCCGGTGTTTCGCAGCCAGCCGTTCCGGTGCGCGGACTGGTTCGATCGCGGCAATCCGATCTGCACGTCCGGCGACCGCATCAGCCGCGCGGAACTCGATGCGTTCCGCGCGCCGGTGCTCGCGTCGTATGCGCGGCTCGTGCGCGAGGTGCCGTCGGTCAGCGTGTGGGACCCGTTGCCGGTGCTGTGTCCCGGCGCGGTGTGCTCCGCGCATGCGGGCGGCGAACCGCTGTTCTTCGATGGCGACCATCTCAGTGCGTATGCGAACCGGCTGCTGTTCCCCGGCTTCGAGCGGTTGATCGGGCGGCTGATGGGCGGCGCGGAGGTCGGTCCGGCTGTAGGTCTGGCTGTCGGTCCGACAAAAGGCGGCGGTTTCGCGACGACGGCCGCGACGCCGCGAACGGATGCCGCGCATGCGACGACCGGTATCGCGAACGGACCGGTCGTCGGTCCCGCGCGCCGGCCGAAGGCTTGA
- a CDS encoding acyltransferase family protein — translation MAKLRSLNVLRAVAATTVIVHHVLATTRGAAFGEFRVDIFFVLSGFVIALTLNSRRQTVREFVVGRFTRIVPLYWLMTLLVFALALLRPDVFNSTTANLDSLLRSLFFIPYRKENGLIHPLLFVGWTLDYEVLFYLIAAAALLLMPKRTLAFIAVALATIFLIAEHAPSRSAIVEFLSYGRMLEFPLGAAAWLLWKRGLRLPLAVAGVGVVAMYGFMTYTEWLFPLSPPLLSNGLPSVILILCTLSLEALLTDNWLCRLVVLLGDASYATYLSHPFIVEAMRKLVPKVVHGFDVTSPPGIALAVVCASAVGYALHRYVDTPLHGTARRIGNRLFVVPNRSRVTADALPEQIAEKS, via the coding sequence ATGGCCAAACTCAGATCGCTGAACGTGCTGCGGGCCGTCGCCGCGACGACGGTCATCGTCCACCACGTGCTGGCGACGACCCGCGGCGCGGCGTTCGGGGAATTCCGCGTCGACATCTTCTTCGTGCTGAGCGGCTTCGTGATCGCGCTGACGCTGAACTCGCGCCGGCAGACGGTGCGCGAATTCGTCGTCGGCCGCTTCACGCGGATCGTGCCGCTCTACTGGCTGATGACGCTGCTCGTGTTCGCGCTCGCGCTGCTGCGGCCCGACGTGTTCAATTCGACGACCGCGAATCTCGACTCGCTGCTGCGCTCGCTGTTCTTCATCCCGTACCGGAAGGAGAACGGGCTGATCCATCCGCTGCTGTTCGTCGGCTGGACGCTCGACTACGAAGTGCTGTTCTATCTGATCGCCGCAGCCGCGCTGCTGCTGATGCCGAAGCGCACGCTCGCGTTCATCGCGGTCGCGCTCGCGACGATCTTCCTGATCGCGGAACACGCGCCGTCGCGCAGCGCGATCGTCGAGTTCCTGTCGTATGGCCGGATGCTGGAGTTTCCGCTCGGCGCCGCCGCGTGGCTGCTGTGGAAACGCGGGCTGCGGCTGCCGCTCGCGGTCGCCGGCGTCGGCGTGGTCGCGATGTACGGCTTCATGACGTACACGGAATGGCTGTTTCCGCTCAGCCCGCCGCTGTTGAGCAACGGGCTGCCGTCGGTGATCCTGATCCTGTGCACGCTGAGCCTCGAAGCGCTGCTCACCGACAACTGGCTCTGCCGGCTGGTGGTGCTGCTGGGCGACGCGAGTTACGCAACCTATCTGAGCCATCCGTTCATCGTCGAGGCGATGCGCAAGCTGGTGCCGAAAGTCGTGCACGGCTTCGACGTCACATCGCCGCCGGGCATCGCGCTCGCGGTGGTCTGCGCGTCGGCGGTCGGTTATGCGCTGCACCGGTACGTCGATACGCCGCTGCATGGCACCGCGCGACGGATCGGCAACCGGCTGTTCGTCGTCCCGAATCGCAGCCGCGTGACGGCGGATGCCTTGCCCGAACAGATCGCCGAGAAAAGCTGA
- a CDS encoding alpha/beta hydrolase, protein MLRPQQLASYALSSVLLCAASLAVDASAAQNAPLPVADHGYFYVGGQYQKDANGQQRMFGQMFVQYEIPQTVRHPYPIVMIHGTDQTGTNYLGTPDGRRGWADYFVAQGYTVYVVDQAGRGRSGQYPSAYGSYARGSALVDQQFYTAPERYNLWPQAHLHTQWPGGPGVVGNPTFDQFMASQVESMSNVPETEAINAAASAALLDRIGPAILLTHSQSGTIGWKIADERPKLVKAIVAVEPNGPTFYDPVFTGGNDWYHYNTAKAERPWGLTRVPLTYDPPVTDPAQLARVEQKKAEGPGLVRCWLQAEPAHQLPNLRNIPIAIVTSEASFRATYDQCTSDYLTQAGVPNTHIRLADVGVHGNAHMMMLEQNSDQIAGVIAGWLGKNSGGSNE, encoded by the coding sequence ATGTTACGACCACAACAACTTGCCAGTTACGCCCTCTCCTCAGTTCTCCTGTGCGCGGCGTCGCTGGCTGTCGATGCGAGCGCCGCGCAAAACGCGCCGCTGCCGGTTGCCGACCACGGTTATTTCTATGTCGGCGGCCAGTACCAGAAGGATGCGAACGGCCAGCAGCGCATGTTCGGCCAGATGTTCGTGCAGTATGAAATTCCGCAGACCGTCCGGCATCCGTATCCGATCGTGATGATCCACGGCACCGATCAGACCGGCACCAACTATCTGGGCACGCCGGACGGTCGGCGCGGCTGGGCGGACTACTTCGTCGCGCAGGGCTACACGGTGTATGTGGTCGATCAGGCCGGCCGCGGCCGTTCCGGTCAGTATCCTTCGGCGTATGGCTCGTACGCGCGCGGCTCGGCGCTCGTGGACCAGCAGTTCTACACCGCGCCGGAACGCTACAACCTGTGGCCGCAGGCGCATCTGCACACGCAATGGCCAGGCGGCCCCGGCGTCGTCGGCAATCCGACGTTCGACCAGTTCATGGCGTCGCAGGTCGAATCGATGTCTAACGTTCCGGAAACCGAAGCAATCAACGCGGCCGCATCGGCGGCGCTGCTCGACCGCATCGGCCCCGCTATCCTGCTCACGCATTCGCAGTCCGGCACGATCGGCTGGAAGATCGCCGACGAACGGCCGAAGCTGGTCAAGGCGATCGTCGCCGTCGAGCCGAACGGCCCGACGTTCTACGACCCGGTCTTCACCGGCGGCAACGACTGGTATCACTACAACACGGCGAAGGCGGAGCGTCCGTGGGGGCTGACCCGCGTGCCGCTCACCTACGATCCGCCGGTGACGGACCCGGCGCAGCTCGCGCGCGTCGAGCAGAAGAAGGCGGAAGGTCCGGGGCTCGTGCGCTGCTGGCTCCAGGCGGAACCGGCGCACCAGTTGCCGAACCTGCGCAACATTCCGATTGCGATCGTCACGAGCGAGGCATCGTTCCGCGCGACGTACGACCAGTGCACGTCCGACTATCTGACCCAGGCCGGCGTGCCGAACACGCACATCCGGCTCGCGGACGTCGGCGTTCACGGCAACGCGCACATGATGATGCTGGAGCAGAACAGCGACCAGATCGCCGGCGTGATCGCTGGCTGGCTCGGCAAGAACTCCGGCGGCAGCAACGAGTAA
- a CDS encoding methyl-accepting chemotaxis protein: MRLNSLNAKLQVVVAAVWAGLIAIAILWVYTNRATMMEGQRADLTNVVDSAVSIAEHYRKLADSGAMPVDDAKKAALEQLRAIRFGADGYIPIIDSKPNMVLLATNPSLEGKYMGDVTDPDGVKHFRRIVEVAKEPGKGFLTYYWPKPGATEPTGKLTYIHYLREWDWFICAGVYEDAMTAAFHRNVLRAVGLVLVIGFALTAVLLLIIRSVRQGLGGEPAYASEISARIAGGDLTVDVQTRSRDQSSMLYSMKQMQEQLSSTIARIRAGAESITGASQEIAAGNSDLSQRTEEQAASLQETASSMEQLTQTVKHNTDNARQASQLATNASGIAGEGGEVVSKVIDTMRSIADRSDKVVDIIGVIDGIAFQTNILALNAAVEAARAGEQGRGFAVVASEVRALAQRSGAAAKEIKALIEDSAGKVSEGTQLVERAGTTMSQIVQAIQRVTDVMNEIAAASVEQSTGIDQVNRAIAQMDQVTQQNAALVEQAAAAALSMQEQAVALKDAAGAFKLKG; the protein is encoded by the coding sequence ATGCGCCTGAATAGTCTCAACGCGAAGTTGCAGGTCGTAGTGGCGGCCGTCTGGGCCGGGCTGATCGCGATCGCGATCCTGTGGGTGTACACCAACCGCGCGACGATGATGGAAGGGCAGCGCGCCGACCTGACGAACGTCGTCGATTCGGCGGTGAGCATCGCGGAGCATTACCGCAAGCTCGCCGATAGCGGCGCGATGCCGGTCGACGATGCGAAGAAGGCCGCGCTCGAACAGTTGCGCGCGATCCGCTTCGGCGCCGACGGTTATATCCCGATCATCGATTCGAAGCCGAACATGGTGCTGCTCGCGACGAATCCGTCGCTCGAAGGCAAGTACATGGGCGACGTGACCGACCCGGACGGCGTCAAGCACTTCCGGCGCATCGTCGAGGTCGCGAAGGAGCCGGGCAAGGGATTCCTCACCTATTACTGGCCGAAGCCGGGCGCGACGGAGCCGACCGGCAAGCTCACGTACATCCACTATCTGCGCGAGTGGGACTGGTTCATCTGCGCGGGCGTGTACGAGGACGCGATGACCGCGGCCTTCCACCGGAACGTGCTGCGCGCGGTCGGGCTGGTGCTGGTGATCGGCTTCGCGCTGACCGCCGTGCTGCTGCTCATCATCCGCAGCGTGCGCCAGGGGCTCGGCGGCGAGCCGGCCTACGCATCGGAAATCTCCGCGCGCATCGCCGGCGGCGACCTGACCGTGGACGTACAGACGCGTTCGCGCGACCAGTCCAGCATGCTGTACTCGATGAAGCAGATGCAGGAGCAGCTTTCCAGCACGATCGCGCGCATTCGCGCCGGCGCGGAGTCGATCACCGGCGCGTCGCAGGAAATCGCGGCGGGCAACTCGGACCTGTCGCAGCGCACCGAGGAGCAGGCGGCGTCGCTGCAGGAGACCGCGTCCAGCATGGAGCAGCTCACCCAGACGGTGAAGCACAATACCGACAACGCGCGCCAGGCGAGCCAGCTCGCGACCAACGCGTCGGGCATCGCGGGCGAGGGCGGTGAAGTCGTGTCGAAGGTCATCGATACGATGCGCAGCATCGCGGATCGCTCGGACAAGGTGGTCGACATCATCGGCGTGATCGACGGCATCGCGTTCCAGACGAACATCCTCGCGCTGAATGCGGCGGTGGAAGCGGCGCGGGCCGGCGAGCAGGGCCGCGGTTTCGCGGTGGTCGCGTCGGAGGTCCGCGCGCTCGCGCAGCGTTCCGGCGCGGCGGCGAAGGAAATCAAGGCGCTGATCGAGGATTCGGCCGGCAAGGTGAGCGAAGGCACGCAGCTCGTCGAGCGCGCCGGCACGACGATGAGCCAGATCGTGCAGGCGATCCAGCGCGTCACGGACGTGATGAACGAGATCGCGGCGGCGTCGGTCGAGCAGTCCACCGGCATCGATCAGGTGAACCGCGCGATCGCGCAGATGGATCAGGTCACGCAGCAGAACGCGGCCCTCGTCGAGCAGGCCGCGGCCGCCGCGCTGTCGATGCAGGAGCAGGCGGTGGCGCTGAAGGATGCGGCGGGCGCGTTCAAGCTGAAGGGTTGA
- a CDS encoding O-antigen ligase family protein, with amino-acid sequence MEIQVFGVLVVLFGMLTLNMSYQWSIYALITFALFPAAAAINLSAIGVGFPPMTLFLAFFALRAFNLGGGETLMKPLRSGRPGFWFACLCVWVIIGAILLPRALAGSTYVFAMDRSALDPNAPGLRPLGPVSGNLTQSMYYTAELVLYCCTAVFVTRKGCFGHIAKAFMLGTAIDVLAAVVEIASHAVNVDVLHFVKTANYAMLDGSELGGLMRITGTFPESSSYSACTVPLFAFTASLWLLGYKTRINALLALGSGLMLMLSTSATAYVGFAGYLAVLLLSRTEKVAPRSRARKLRLCVVMASFGVMAAIYAVLFRPDVIDALGDFFQATILNKANSSSGVERSNFNTQALQNFVDTFGLGVGMGTVRASSFIVVLAANLGVLGIAGFGVFLWQSLYAPIPRDCPLDDRVICYACRQGMLATLVVTSVSSSSCDPGPFFFMFAAASVGLPIVARRRAAAARHAAGPLAQAGGLIAQQPGAAPALPGERQPSRVPAWPRSWRDVAGEGQQ; translated from the coding sequence ATGGAAATCCAGGTGTTCGGAGTGCTGGTGGTGTTGTTCGGCATGCTGACGCTGAACATGTCATACCAGTGGTCGATCTACGCGTTGATCACGTTCGCGCTGTTTCCGGCCGCGGCGGCGATCAACCTGTCCGCGATCGGCGTCGGTTTCCCGCCGATGACGCTGTTTCTCGCCTTTTTCGCGCTGCGCGCGTTCAACCTGGGCGGCGGCGAGACGCTGATGAAGCCGCTTCGATCCGGCCGGCCGGGTTTCTGGTTCGCGTGTTTGTGCGTGTGGGTGATCATCGGCGCGATCCTGCTGCCGCGCGCGCTCGCCGGCTCGACCTACGTGTTCGCGATGGACCGCTCGGCGCTCGATCCGAACGCGCCGGGACTGCGCCCGCTCGGGCCGGTGTCGGGCAACCTCACGCAGTCGATGTACTACACCGCCGAACTGGTGCTGTATTGCTGCACTGCCGTGTTCGTCACGCGCAAAGGCTGCTTCGGGCATATCGCGAAGGCGTTCATGCTCGGCACCGCGATCGACGTGCTCGCGGCGGTCGTGGAGATCGCGTCGCACGCGGTCAATGTCGACGTGCTGCATTTCGTCAAGACCGCGAACTATGCGATGCTCGACGGCTCCGAACTGGGCGGCCTGATGCGGATCACCGGCACCTTTCCCGAGTCGTCCAGCTACTCCGCGTGCACGGTGCCGCTGTTCGCGTTCACCGCGAGCTTGTGGCTGCTCGGCTACAAGACGCGGATCAACGCGCTGCTCGCGCTCGGCAGCGGGCTGATGCTAATGCTGTCCACGTCGGCGACCGCGTATGTGGGGTTTGCCGGTTATCTCGCGGTGCTGCTGCTGAGCCGCACCGAGAAGGTCGCGCCGCGCAGCCGCGCGCGCAAGCTGCGGCTGTGCGTGGTGATGGCGTCGTTCGGCGTGATGGCCGCGATCTACGCGGTGCTGTTCCGGCCGGACGTGATCGACGCGCTAGGCGACTTCTTCCAGGCGACGATCCTCAACAAGGCGAACAGTTCGTCCGGCGTCGAGCGCAGCAACTTCAACACGCAGGCGCTGCAGAACTTCGTCGATACGTTCGGCCTCGGCGTCGGGATGGGAACGGTGCGCGCGTCGAGCTTCATCGTCGTGCTCGCCGCGAATCTCGGCGTGCTCGGCATCGCCGGGTTCGGCGTGTTCCTGTGGCAGTCGCTGTACGCGCCGATCCCGCGCGACTGTCCGCTCGACGACCGGGTGATCTGTTACGCGTGCCGGCAGGGGATGCTCGCGACGCTGGTCGTCACGTCGGTGTCGTCGTCGTCGTGCGATCCGGGGCCGTTCTTCTTCATGTTCGCGGCCGCGTCGGTCGGATTGCCGATCGTCGCGCGGCGCAGGGCGGCGGCGGCCCGCCACGCGGCGGGACCGCTCGCGCAGGCGGGCGGGCTGATTGCGCAGCAGCCCGGAGCGGCGCCTGCGCTGCCCGGCGAACGGCAGCCGTCGCGCGTGCCGGCGTGGCCCCGAAGCTGGCGGGACGTGGCGGGCGAAGGGCAGCAGTAG
- a CDS encoding glycosyltransferase — MKSVSVAMATCNGEKYLAAQLDSLARQTRPPAELVVTDDSSADATLDILADFSYRAPFPVRVYANAERLGYRANFMRAVSLCKSDFVSFCDQDDVWFDDKLARCMARLDASDALLLSHNAIVTDSALAEIDTLAKDALAQPDNPPLSIDPLKYGLGFTLLFDRRLAQFEPLWQRSIDFNDGSSKEGHDQWFFFLANALGPVLYIDAPLAHYRRHTNTATRTTWAGASSAAQALHYLFECLPRWANHATGCEHRAAVLDAIAADPSSPYAAAARAGAERYRAYARLYRERIELYNATSVIERSRRFAAILSSGGYRNGDVWAKGTKSACKDLLAGVLRLSHVMPATARTRLRGY, encoded by the coding sequence ATGAAGTCCGTCTCTGTGGCGATGGCCACCTGCAACGGCGAAAAGTACCTGGCCGCGCAACTGGACAGTCTCGCGCGCCAGACGCGTCCGCCGGCCGAACTGGTCGTCACCGACGACAGTTCGGCCGATGCGACGCTCGACATCCTGGCCGACTTCTCGTACCGCGCGCCGTTCCCGGTGCGCGTGTATGCGAACGCCGAGCGCCTCGGCTACCGCGCCAACTTCATGAGGGCGGTCAGCCTGTGCAAGTCCGACTTCGTGTCGTTCTGCGACCAGGACGACGTGTGGTTCGACGACAAGCTCGCACGCTGCATGGCGCGGCTCGACGCGTCCGATGCGCTGCTGCTGTCGCACAACGCGATCGTCACCGACAGCGCGCTCGCGGAGATCGACACGCTCGCGAAGGACGCGCTCGCGCAGCCCGACAATCCGCCGCTCTCGATCGACCCGCTCAAATACGGGCTCGGCTTCACGCTGCTGTTCGACCGGCGGCTCGCGCAATTCGAGCCGCTGTGGCAGCGGTCGATCGACTTCAACGACGGCAGCAGCAAGGAAGGCCACGACCAGTGGTTCTTCTTCCTCGCGAACGCGCTCGGGCCGGTGCTGTACATCGACGCGCCGCTCGCGCACTACCGGCGGCACACGAACACCGCGACGCGGACCACTTGGGCCGGCGCGTCGTCGGCCGCGCAGGCGCTGCACTACCTGTTCGAATGCCTGCCGCGCTGGGCCAACCATGCGACCGGCTGCGAACATCGCGCGGCGGTGCTCGACGCGATCGCCGCCGATCCGTCGTCGCCGTATGCGGCCGCCGCGCGCGCCGGCGCGGAACGTTATCGCGCATACGCGCGGCTGTATCGCGAGCGCATCGAGCTGTACAACGCGACGTCGGTGATCGAGCGGTCCCGGCGCTTCGCCGCGATCCTGTCGTCGGGCGGCTACCGGAACGGCGACGTGTGGGCGAAGGGCACGAAAAGCGCGTGCAAGGATCTGCTGGCCGGCGTGCTGCGGTTGAGCCACGTGATGCCGGCGACGGCACGGACGCGGCTGCGCGGATATTGA
- a CDS encoding glycosyltransferase family 1 protein has product MSEIAGPAVARRAAGAKPARAPRVLMSPFTNTTNPYIDLQKQLLEDLGYDVLPLSVRSLFRDGRIVDVFRRSTVLVFHWIELRAFTKGGRTVLLSPKGLAVLAFYCALMALGRAKVVYFVHDHAVHNARRNVRRVSVALMSLVRRLADFRVVHAPDFDARYDARYLPHPLYWDAPGSPAATRRPTDAAEAETAGDRPRFAMLGTIQPYKEIAGVLEVWPHAHRLDVAGHGNASYVETLRRIMRERALDDAVTLDARFLSDDEFERKLCAADVLILPHSADSMLVSGAFFEAIGRVPVVIARAIPFMTWAARRFDNVLLFERVDELPALIDGVMKRWPDLARETAGRQRALDEFGWQACRVRYRQFFGEVVGVPVQNDAR; this is encoded by the coding sequence ATGAGCGAGATCGCAGGCCCGGCGGTCGCGCGCCGCGCGGCCGGCGCGAAGCCGGCGCGCGCGCCGCGCGTGCTGATGTCGCCGTTCACGAACACGACGAATCCGTATATCGACTTGCAAAAGCAACTGCTCGAAGACCTCGGTTACGACGTGCTGCCGCTGTCGGTGCGCAGCCTGTTTCGCGACGGGCGCATCGTGGACGTGTTCCGCCGCTCGACGGTGCTCGTGTTTCACTGGATCGAGCTGCGCGCGTTCACGAAGGGCGGCAGGACGGTGCTGCTGTCGCCGAAGGGGCTCGCGGTGCTCGCGTTCTACTGCGCGCTGATGGCGCTCGGCCGCGCGAAGGTCGTGTACTTCGTGCACGACCACGCGGTGCACAACGCGCGGCGCAACGTGCGACGCGTGTCGGTCGCGCTGATGTCGCTGGTGCGGCGGCTCGCGGATTTTCGCGTCGTGCACGCGCCGGACTTCGATGCGCGGTACGACGCGCGGTATCTGCCGCATCCGCTGTACTGGGACGCGCCGGGCAGCCCGGCGGCGACGCGCCGCCCGACCGACGCCGCCGAAGCTGAAACGGCCGGCGACCGGCCGCGTTTCGCGATGCTCGGCACGATCCAGCCGTACAAGGAAATCGCCGGCGTGCTCGAAGTATGGCCGCACGCGCACCGGCTCGACGTGGCCGGCCACGGCAACGCGAGTTACGTCGAAACGCTGCGGCGGATCATGCGCGAACGCGCGCTCGACGACGCGGTGACGCTCGACGCGCGGTTCCTGTCCGACGACGAGTTCGAGCGGAAGCTGTGCGCGGCCGACGTGCTGATCCTGCCGCATTCGGCCGATTCGATGCTGGTGAGCGGCGCGTTTTTCGAGGCGATCGGGCGTGTGCCGGTGGTGATCGCGCGCGCGATTCCGTTCATGACGTGGGCCGCGCGCCGGTTCGACAACGTGCTGCTGTTCGAGCGCGTCGACGAACTGCCCGCGCTGATCGACGGCGTGATGAAGCGGTGGCCCGACCTCGCGCGCGAGACGGCGGGGCGGCAGCGGGCGCTCGACGAATTCGGCTGGCAGGCGTGCCGCGTGCGTTACCGGCAGTTCTTCGGGGAAGTGGTCGGCGTGCCGGTGCAGAACGACGCGCGTTGA
- a CDS encoding DegT/DnrJ/EryC1/StrS family aminotransferase, which yields MPYLEQIWENRWVTNDGPYHRQLEQALCEHLGVEHLCLFSNGTLALITALQALNISGEVITTPFSFVATTHAIHWNGIKPVFVDIDPVSMNMDPAKIEAAITPQTRAIMPVHVYGNPCEVEKIGRIADTYGLRVIYDAAHAFGVRRDGRSVLSFGDMSVLSFHGTKIFHTFEGGAIICRDAEMKRRIDRLKNFGIEDEVTVVAPGINGKMNEVQAAFGVLQLKHVDRAYEARARVDRRYRDAFADVRGLKLHHVADNNTRNHAYFPVLVTPEFPVSRDTLYAEMRARQIAVRRYFYPLISQFPTYRGLSSAARENLPVATTIAQQVLCLPIFPALEPDVQDRIIDLVLSLASVQAAA from the coding sequence ATGCCGTATCTGGAGCAGATCTGGGAGAACCGTTGGGTGACCAACGACGGGCCGTATCACAGGCAGCTCGAACAGGCGCTGTGCGAGCATCTCGGCGTCGAGCACCTGTGCCTGTTCTCGAACGGCACGCTTGCGCTGATCACCGCGCTACAGGCGCTCAACATCTCCGGCGAGGTGATCACGACGCCGTTCTCGTTCGTCGCGACCACCCATGCGATCCACTGGAACGGCATCAAGCCGGTGTTCGTCGACATCGACCCGGTCAGCATGAACATGGACCCGGCGAAGATCGAAGCGGCGATCACGCCGCAGACGCGCGCGATCATGCCGGTGCACGTGTACGGCAATCCGTGCGAGGTCGAGAAGATCGGGCGGATCGCGGACACCTATGGACTGCGCGTGATCTACGACGCCGCGCATGCGTTCGGCGTGCGCCGCGACGGCCGCTCGGTGCTGAGCTTCGGCGACATGTCGGTGCTGAGTTTCCACGGCACGAAAATCTTCCATACGTTCGAGGGCGGCGCGATCATCTGCCGCGACGCGGAGATGAAGCGCCGCATCGACCGGCTGAAGAACTTCGGGATCGAGGACGAAGTGACGGTCGTCGCGCCGGGCATCAACGGCAAGATGAACGAGGTGCAGGCCGCGTTCGGCGTGCTGCAGCTGAAGCACGTGGACCGCGCGTATGAAGCGCGCGCGCGCGTCGATCGGCGGTATCGAGACGCGTTCGCCGACGTGCGCGGGTTGAAGCTGCATCACGTGGCGGACAACAACACGCGCAACCATGCGTATTTTCCGGTGCTCGTCACGCCGGAGTTCCCGGTGAGCCGCGACACGCTGTATGCGGAGATGCGCGCGCGGCAGATCGCGGTGCGCCGCTACTTTTATCCGCTGATCAGCCAGTTCCCGACCTATCGCGGACTGTCGTCGGCCGCGCGCGAGAACCTGCCGGTCGCGACGACGATCGCGCAGCAGGTGTTGTGTCTGCCGATCTTCCCCGCACTGGAGCCGGACGTGCAGGACCGGATCATCGATCTGGTGCTGTCGCTCGCGAGCGTGCAGGCGGCGGCGTAA